One part of the Sphingobacterium sp. LZ7M1 genome encodes these proteins:
- the hisH gene encoding imidazole glycerol phosphate synthase subunit HisH: MIGIVNYGAGNIFSITAALKRLNISYGMINHPEDFEQYERIIIPGVGHAGAAMQKLLESGLSDTIKTLKKPVLGICVGMQLMTDYSEEGQADLLGIIPLKTLHFENRVKEKVPHMGWNSINFEENCPLFKEIPNNSYFYFVHSYYIEHELTYGIATCEYGLPFSAAIAKDNFWAVQFHPEKSGKVGEQLLLNFNEL; encoded by the coding sequence ATCACTGCAGCCTTAAAACGACTGAACATTTCTTATGGGATGATTAACCATCCTGAGGATTTTGAGCAGTATGAAAGGATTATTATTCCAGGTGTAGGACATGCTGGGGCGGCCATGCAAAAACTGCTGGAATCTGGGCTGTCCGATACCATCAAGACCTTAAAAAAGCCGGTGTTGGGGATCTGTGTGGGAATGCAGCTGATGACGGATTATTCAGAGGAAGGGCAAGCAGACCTTTTAGGGATCATTCCCCTGAAGACGTTACACTTTGAAAATAGGGTTAAAGAGAAGGTACCTCATATGGGTTGGAACAGTATTAATTTTGAAGAGAACTGTCCACTTTTTAAGGAAATTCCTAATAATTCCTATTTTTATTTCGTTCATTCTTATTACATTGAACATGAATTAACCTACGGCATAGCTACTTGTGAGTACGGACTGCCATTTTCGGCAGCAATAGCAAAGGATAATTTCTGGGCAGTACAATTTCATCCGGAGAAATCAGGAAAAGTTGGGGAGCAGTTATTGCTGAATTTTAATGAATTATAA